Genomic DNA from Patescibacteria group bacterium:
TCGAAGCCATTCCAAATAAATTCAGCAAAAGCTTCTTCGGCGGTGTATTTACGTAAGATTTGCTTTATCCCTCTTTCGTTCACTTCAATGATTGCCATAAGCTTATACCGATTCTATCAGTTTAAGCAGACTTAGCAACCGACTCTCGTAGTACAAAAACGTATTGAATTTATGGCTTAATTAATGCCTCCATTCCGTCAACAAGTTTCACTTCAAATTTGCTCAATCCAAGGAGCAATGGATCCCGTAGCGTACGCCAGCGAGGTTCAGAGGCTTGAGGGGGAGCTTCAGGAAGTCGAAAAGAATCTCATAGCCACAAAGGAAACAGCCGAAGAAATGCTTAACACCATTTTAGAGTTTTCCGAACTCGTAAAAATGGCTAGCATCACATATAAATACGCGAATCCTCGTGAACGTCACAATCTTCTCACGCAAGCGTTTACCGAACTCAGATTAGCGAACGATGACTTTACATACGATCCAAAAGAGGGCTTTTTAAAGCTTTTTCAGCGACACGATAAAAAGAAAACACACCTTGATGAACAAGATGTGGTTTCTGGCTCGGGGGGTGGGGCTCGAACCCACGACCCAAGGATTAACAGTCCTTTGCTCTGCCACTGAGCTACCCCCGAATATTAGGCTATTTCAACAATAACCCGTCGGTAGTATAAAGAGCGTATGCAAAAAAGGCAAGTAAATGAATTGCGTACTGTTTTTGGAGTTTTGGCCATCATCAGCCTTCTTTTTGGACTTCTCATCTTTTTCTTTGTCCACAGCGGTTTTCTCCGTAACTACGGCGGTGATGTGGTGGCGGTTACTTTCCTGTATTCGCTGCTTAGACTCACCCTTAGCCCAAAACCAAAAACCGCGGCGGGCATGGTGTTTGCCGTGGCGGTGTTCATTGAAGTTCTTCAGGCGCTCGTCAGCCTCCCCCATTCAACCGTAACAACTTTAACGCTCGGGAGTACGTTTGATCCCCTGGACCTGCTCGCCTATTTCCTGACCGTACTTGCGCTCTACTTGCTCGACAACGGTTTGCGCGCTTCTCTTGCAAAGTGAACCAGAGGCGCTCGAATGGTCTGATGTTTTGTTATACTCCGTTGGAACGTATGAACAAAAAAATACTGCTTGCGATTATCAACATCGTCGGGCTATGCATTGTCATCGCCGCAGTCACCATTGGGCTTGTCAATCACAACCAATGGATGGGACCCGTACTCATTGGTCTTGGCATCCTTTGCCTGCTAAGCCTCGTGCCATTTAAAGTAAAGGTCACATCCGCAGGCCCGGATATTCTTTTTGGAATCATCGATAACGGTATATTGGCCATCATGGCGATTTTTGGTGGTCATTTTGGTGGAATTGCGGGCGCGGTCCTAGGTGGAGTTGTGGGAAACGCCATTACTGACGGCATCGCGGGTATTTTTGAAGGATACATCGCGGAAAAGTTCGACTCTCAGGACCTTTC
This window encodes:
- a CDS encoding DUF2809 domain-containing protein; this translates as MQKRQVNELRTVFGVLAIISLLFGLLIFFFVHSGFLRNYGGDVVAVTFLYSLLRLTLSPKPKTAAGMVFAVAVFIEVLQALVSLPHSTVTTLTLGSTFDPLDLLAYFLTVLALYLLDNGLRASLAK